Within the Mumia flava genome, the region CGCCCTCCTCACCCCCGAGGAGGGCGAGCACGCGCTCGACGACGTTCTGCGGGCCGACGCGCCCCTCGCCGACCGCGGCGTACAACGCGGAGACGTCGCTCAGGTGCAGGTCCTTCGCCACCGTCGCCAGGGTGTCGTGCTTGAGCAGCCGCTGGAGCGGCAGCCCCTCCTTGCGCATCTGACGTGAGATCGCGTCCTTGCCCTGCTCGATCGCCTCGTCGCGACGCTCCTTGGTGAACCACTGCTTGATCTTGTTGCGGGCGCGGGGACTCTTGACGAACTCCAGCCAGTCGCGGGAGGGCCCGGCGCCGGGCGCCTTCGACGTGAAGATCTCCACCACGTCGCCGTTGTCGAGGGCCGACTCGAGCGAGACCAGCCGACCGTTGACCCGGGCGCCGATGGTCGCGTGGCCGACCTCGGTGTGCACGGCGTAGGCGAAGTCGATCGGCGTCGACCCGGCCGGCAGCCCGATCACGTCGCCGCGCGGGGTGTACACGTAGACCTGGTCGGAGAGGTCGAACCGGAGGCTCTCGAGGAAGTCCTGGGACTCCTCGTTCTCGCGCTGCCACTCGATCAGCTGGCGGACCCACGCCATGTCGCCGGAGCCCGACCCGGAGCCCGACCCGCCGGACCCGTCCTCCTTGTACTTCCAGTGCGCGGCGACGCCGTACTCGGCGCGACGGTGCATGGAGTACGTCCGGATCTGCAGCTCGACCGCCTTGCCCTCCGGGCCGATCACGGTCGTGTGCAGCGACTGGTACATGTTGAACTTCGGCATCGCGACGTAGTCCTTGAACCGACCCGGCACCGGGTTCCAGCGAGCGTGCAGCACGCCGAGGACCGCGTAGCACTCCGACACGCTGTCGACGAGGATGCGGATCCCGACCAGGTCGTAGATGTCGGCGAAGTCGCGGCCACGCACGATCATCTTCTGGTAGATCGAGTAGTAGTGCTTCGGGCGACCGGTCACGGTCGCCTTGATCTTCGAGGTCTTGAGGTCCTCGTTGACCTGGGTGATCACCTTCGAGAGGAAGTCCTCGCGTGACGGTGCGCGATCAGCGACCAGGCGAACGATCTCGTCGTAGACCTTCGGGTGGAGCGTCGAGAACGAGAGGTCCTCGAGCTCCCACTTGATGGTGTTCATGCCGAGCCGGTGAGCCAGCGGGGCATAGATCTCGATCGTCTCGCGCGCCTTCTTCTCCTGCTTGTCCTGGCGCAGGTAGCGCAGCGTCCGCATGTTGTGCAGGCGGTCGGCGAGCTTGATGATCAGCACCCGGATGTCGCGGCTCATCGCGACGATCATCTTGCGGATGGTCTCGGCCTCGGCGTTCTCGCCGTAGCGCACCTTGTCCAGCTTCGTCACGCCGTCGACGAGCGTCGCGACCTCCTCGCCGAACTCCTTCGTGACCTCGTCGAGGGTGTAGGCGGTGTCCTCCACCGTGTCGTGCAGCAGCGCCGCGACGATCGTCGGGGGCGTCATGCCGAGCTCGGCGAGGATCGTCGCGACGGCCAAGGGGTGCGTGATGTACGGGTCGCCGCTCTTGCGCTTCTGACCGCGGTGCAGGCGGGCCGCCGTCTTGTACGCCCGCACGATGACCCCGGTGTCGACCTTGGGGTGGTTGGTCCGGATGATCCGCACCAGGGGGTCGAGCACGACAGGGGTGTCCGAGCCTCCACGGCCACCGCCGAGCCGGGCCAGGCGGGAACGCACGCGCGCCGGGGTCGGGACGGACTCCTTGCGCGGTCCGGACTCGGTTCGAGCGCGATCAGCCACCGGCACCTCCCCCTCCATCGTAGGCCGCCATCCTAGGCCGGAGCGCAAGCCCGCGCGGCGTTGTCCCCAACGTCAGCCGAACAGCACACCGAACAGTGTGGCGCCCCCCGCGAGCACCAACGCGATCGCCAGCACGAGCGCGATCAGGCGCGTGGTCTCGGGACTCATGTCGCTCACTCTCCCCAGGTGCTGCGCGCGGCGCGCGCACCGGTCAGTACGTACGCAGGGTGCCGAAACGGCCGACAGGAAGCCGGCTGCGTCCCCCGAGCGGGCCGATCTCGAGCATCGTGACGTTGCCGACGACCTCCGCGCCCGTGGCGGCGACGAGCTCGTCGACCGCCGCCATCGTCCCGCCGGTCGCGAGCACGTCGTCGAGGACCACGACCCGCTCCCCCGGAACCAGGGCGTCGGTGTGCATCTCGAGGGTCGCGGACCCGTACTCGAGGTCGTAGGAGACCTGGTGCGTGGTCGCGGGGAGCTTGCCGGCCTTGCGTGCCGGGACGAATCCGGCCCCCAGCGCGAGCGCCACCGGCACCGCCAGGATGAAGCCGCGGGCCTCGATGCCGACCACCTTGTCCACCGGACCGTCGGCCAGCTCGGAGGACAGCTCCGTCAACCGCTCCACCGTGACGCGCAGCGCCGGCGGATCCGCCAGGAGAGGCGTGACGTCGCGGAAGAGCACGCCCGGCTCGGGCCAGTCCTCGACGTCGCGGACCAGGCGGTCCAGGACGTCGTCGAGAGCGGGGGTCACGCCCCGTTCTCCTCCCGCTTGTCGGACGGCGCGTCGTCGTCGGAGGACGCCGGGTCGTCGAGGCGGGGATCGTCGGCGCCGCCCGACGTCGGGGTCAGGATCTTCGCGACGACGTTGCGGTGCACCCGGATCTCGACGCCGGGCGCGATCGTCAGCTCCATCGAGTCCTCATCGAGCCCCGTCACTGTGCCGAAGATGCCGCTGGTCAGCATCACCTCGGCGCCGAGCTCGACGCGGCTCTGCATGTCGACGAACTCGCGGCGCCGCTTGCTCTGCGGTCGGATGATGAGGAAGTAGAAAACGCCGGCGAGCAGGATCAGCGGCAGCAGGGCACCGAGCTCCACGATGACTCCAGGGGGTTGGGTGAGAGAACCCGCACAAGTCTAGCGAGGAGACCCTGGACGACGTCCATCGGTGCAGGTCCATCGGTGCAGGTCGGACTGCCGACGGTCGCCGTACGCGATGCCGCGCGCCGCCCCGGCGCTCAGTCGATCGGCAACGGCTCCGGGCCGGATCCCTCCGGCGGGCGGAGCCCGAGGTGCTCCCACGCGGCCGCGGTGGCGATCCGGCCCCGCGGGGTCCGAGCGAGGAACCCTCGACGGACCAGGAACGGCTCCGCGACCTCCTCGACGGTCTCCCGCTCCTCGGCCACCGCGACGGCGAGGGTCGAGATCCCGACCGGGCCACCGCCGAAGTGCCGGCACAACGCCTCCAGGACGGAGCGGTCGAGCCGGTCGAGCCCGATCCGGTCCACCTCGTACAGCTCGAGCGCACGGTGCGCGACGTCGAGGTCGACCGTCCCGTCGCCGCGGACCTCGGCGTAGTCGCGGACCCGACGGAGCAGGCGGTTGGCGATCCGCGGCGTCCCACGGGACCGCGAGGCGATCTCCATCCCACCGTCGCGGGTGACGTCGACCCCCAGCAGCGCCGCCGAGCGGTCCACGATCCGGTGCAGCTCGGCCGACTCGTAGTACTCCAGCTGCGCCGTGAACCCGAAGCGGTCCCGCAACGGCCCGGGCAGCAGGCCGGCGCGGGTCGTCGCCCCGACCAGGGTGAACGTCGGGATCTGCAGCGGGATCGCGGTGGCGCCCGGCCCCTTGCCGATCACCACGTCGACGCGGAAGTCCTCCATCGCCATGTAGAGGAGCTCCTCGGCGGGCCGGGACATCCGGTGGATCTCGTCGACGAACAGGACGTCGCCCTCGTTGATCCCGGACAGGATCGCGGCCAGGTCACCGGCGTGCTGGATCGCCGGACCACTCGTCAGGCGCAGCGACGTGCCCATCTCGCTCGCGATGATCATCGCGAGCGTGGTCTTGCCCAGGCCCGGCGGACCGGACAGCAGGACGTGGTCGGGTGTGCGGCCCCGACCCTTCGCGGCCGTCAGCACCAGCGAGAGCTGCTCGCGGACCCGCTCCTGCCCGATCAGCTCGTCCAGGGTCTTCGGCCGCAGCGCCGCCTCGTACGCCCGCTCGTCGCCGTCGGCGTCGGGGCCGACGAGCCGCGCCTCGAGCTCGGCAGCCTCTCGGGTCTCCAGGTCACGATCGTCCATGCCGCTCCCCCGGCTCAGGCTCTCGAGAGCGTGCGCAGCGCGGCACGCAGCAGCTCGGAGACGTCGGCAGCGCCGTCGGACTCGTACTGGGCGGCCGCGACGTCGACCACCGCGACGACCGCGCTCTCGGCCTCGCGCGCGGACCAGCCCAGGCCGACGAGGGCCGCGTGGACCTGCGGGCGCCAGTCGGCGGCGTCGCCGCCGCCGGCGACGGGGCCCGCTCCCCCGGCCGCGACGCTCGCGGACTCGCCCGGCACGACCGCCGCGACGCGATCCTTGAGCTCGAGCACGATCCGCTGAGCGCCCTTGCGGCCGATCCCCGGCACCTTCGTCAGGGCGGTCACGTCCTCCGACGCCACCGCCCGCCGGAGCCCGTCGGCCCCGAGGACCGCGACGATCGCCTGCGCGACCTTCGGGCCGACACCGCTGGCGGTCTGCGCCAGCTCGAAGGTGTCGCGCTCGTCGTCGTCGGCGAAGCCGTACAAGGTCATGGAGTCCTCGCGCACCACCAGGCTGGTCGACACCTGGGCCTCGCGGCCGTCGCGCAGACCGGCCAGGGTGCCGGGAGTGCAGCGGACGAGCATGCCGACCCCGCCGACGTCGATCACGGCGGAGTCGAGCGTGGTCGCGGCGACGGTGCCGCGGACGTGGGCGATCATCGGGCGTACCTCCCGGGCAGTCGTGAACGGAGCGGCTCGGCGGCCGTACGGACGGGACCGGCCGTACGGCGCTGGGCGGCCGCGGCAGCCTCGAGCCGGCCGGTCGAGGTGCCGCGCCAGACGTGACAGATCGCCAGCGCCAGCGCGTCGGCGGCGTCAGCCGGCCGCGGAGCGGTCTCGAGGGCGAGCAGCCGCGTCACCATGGCGGTGACCTGGGCCTTGTCGGCCCGACCGTTGCCGGTGACCGCGGCCTTGACCTCGCTCGGCGTGTGCAGCGCGACCGGGAGGCCGCGCCGCGCGGCCGCGACCATCGCGATCCCGCTGGCCTGAGCGGTCCCCATCACGGTGGACACGTTGTTCTGGGAGAAGACGCGCTCGACGGCGACGACGTCGGGCTCGTAGCGGACCAGTGCGTCGGACAGCGCGACCTCGATCGCGAGCAGCCGCTGAGCGACCTCGTCGCTCGCCGGGGTGCGGACGACCTCGACCGCGACCGCGCTCAACGCGGCCCCCACCCGACCCTCGACCACGCCGATGCCGCACCGGGTCAGGCCCGGGTCGACCCCGAGGACACGCATCGAACCTCCCGCGACAGCGAACACGTGTTCGACACGCTATCGCGACCGGCCGGCGGTTCGGCTGCGACGCGCCGCGCCGGCCCCGCTCGGATCGAGCAGGACCGGCGCGGCCCCTCGGATCACTTCTTGAAGGCGTCCTTGACGTTCTCGGCGGCCTTCTTGAGGTCGGCCTTGGCCTGCTGGCCCTTGCCCTCGTTCTCCTGCTGCTCGTCGCCCCGGGCCTTGCCCGCGGCCTCCTTCGCCTTGCCCTCGAGGTCCTCGGCGGTGTTCTTCATCTTGTCGTCGGCGGCCATGCGACTCATCTCCTCGGTCCGCGGGATGTCAGGACTGACGTACCCACGATGCCGCGCAAGCATGCGCGGCGCAGACGGCCGTCAGCCGACCTGCGCCATGACCTCGTCGGAGGCGTCGAAGTTGGTGAAGACGTTCTGGACGTCGTCGGAGTCCTCGAGCGCGTCGATCAGCCGGACGACCTTGCCCGCGCCGTCGGCGTCGACCTCCACCGTCATCGACGGCACGAAGGACACCTCCGCCGAGTCGTAGTCGAGGCCCGCGTCCTGCAACGCGGTCCGCACCGCGACCACGTCGCCCGGCTCGCTGACGACCTCGAACGACCCGTCCAGGTCGTTGACGTCCTCGGCCCCGGCGTCGAGGACCGGCTCGAGCACGTCGTCCTCGGTCAGCGTGCGGTCACCCTGGTCCGCCGGGACGATCACCACGCCCTTCCGGTGGAACATGTACGACACCGAGCCCGGGTCGGCCATCGAGCCGCCGTTGCGGGTCATCGCGGTGCGCACCTCCATGGCCGCACGGTTCTTGTTGTCGGTGAGGCACTCGATCAGGATCGCGACGCCGCCGGGGGCGTACCCCTCGTACATGATCGTCTGGTAGTCGACGGCGTCGGCGTCGAGACCGCCGCCGCGCTTGACGGCGCGGTCGATGTTGTCGTTCGGGACCGACTGCTTCTTCGCCTTCTGGATCGCGTCGTACAGCGTCGGGTTGCCGTCGGGGTCGGGACCTCCGGTGCGCGCAGCGACCTCGATGTTCTTGATCAGCTTGGCGAACAGCTTGCCGCGCTTGGCATCGATGGCGGCCTTCTTGTGCTTGGTCGTCGCCCACTTGGAGTGACCGGACACGACACCCACCTATCCCTCGTCCTCGAACTGGCTCGGCCGTCCTCACGGCCGCCTACGATCCTATCCGGCCCGCACCGTGTCGACGAACATCCGGTGGAGCCGGTCGTCCCCGCCGAACTCCGGGTGGAACGACGACGCCAGCACCGCACCCTGCCGTACGACGACCGGGTGCTGCCCCGCCGGGCCGGCGTCGACCGAGGCCAGGACCTCGACGCCCTCGCCGACCTCGTCCACCCAGGGGGCCCGGATGAAGACCGCGTGCATCGGCGCCGCCAGGCCCGCCACGTCCAGCTCCGTCTCGAACGAGTCCACCTGCCTGCCGAACGCGTTGCGCCGCACGGTCACGTCGAGCCCGCCGAAGGTCTGCTGGTCCGGCAGACCGCCGCGGATCCGGTCGGCCAGCATGATCATGCCCGCGCACGTGCCGAAGGCCGGCATCCCCTCGGCGAGCCGGGCACGGATCGGGTCGCGGACCTCGAAGATCCGCGACAGCTTGTCGATCGTCGTCGACTCCCCACCGGGGATCAGCAGCCCGTCGCAGCGTTCCACCTCCGCCGGTCGGCGCAGCCCGAACGGCTCCGCACCGGCGTCGGTCAGCATCCGCAGATGCTCGCGCACGTCGCCCTGCAGCGCCAGCACGCCGATCCGCGGCGCGCTCACTCCCCCACCCGGCGCCGCCAGGACGCCGCGACCTCGATCCGGCCCTCGTCGAAGCGCGCCGCGAGGCCGGCGGACGCGATCGCCTCGATCACCCGCACGCACAGCGGGTCGCCGTCGGCGACGTTCGCGCCGTCGGGATGCCAGGCGTTCACCTCCAGCATGCCGTGCTCGACCGCGTGCCAGACGTCCGGCGGGGTGAACCACACCACGCCCTCCAGCCCGGACTCCCCGGACCGTACGACCGCTGCCGCGGCCCAGTGGTCGTCGACCCCGACGAGGACGCGAACACCGTCGGACTCGAGCACCTCGAACGCCTCGACGAGCGCGTCGTAGTCGGTCCGCGCAGGCCAGGACGCCACGTCCGCGGCGAGCGCCGCGCGCTCGGAGGCCACGAGACCGCGGGCCACCTCCTCGGCGTCGTCGCGACCGGCGTCCTCGTGGGCCGCCTCCGCGACCTCGGCGACGCACGCGTCCGGACCGAGCAGACCGGAGCGCACCAGCACCCGGGCGTACGACCTCAGCGCGTCGTCAGCCGACAGCTTCGGCGCCGAGAAGAACGGCACCGAGGCTCACCAGCCGCGCTCGGCGAGCCGGTGCGGCTCGGGGACGTCCTCGACGTTGATGCCGACCATGGCCTCGCCGAGGCCCCGCGAGACCTTCGCGATCACGTCGGGGTCGTCGTAGAACGTCGTCGCCTTGACGATCGCCGCAGCGCGCTCGGCCGGGTTGCCGGACTTGAAGATGCCCGACCCCACGAACACGCCCTCGGCGCCGAGCTGCATCATCATCGCCGCGTCGGCCGGCGTCGCGATGCCACCCGCGGTGAACAGCACCACGGGGAGGCGGCCGGCCTCGGCCACCTCG harbors:
- a CDS encoding RelA/SpoT family protein, translated to MEGEVPVADRARTESGPRKESVPTPARVRSRLARLGGGRGGSDTPVVLDPLVRIIRTNHPKVDTGVIVRAYKTAARLHRGQKRKSGDPYITHPLAVATILAELGMTPPTIVAALLHDTVEDTAYTLDEVTKEFGEEVATLVDGVTKLDKVRYGENAEAETIRKMIVAMSRDIRVLIIKLADRLHNMRTLRYLRQDKQEKKARETIEIYAPLAHRLGMNTIKWELEDLSFSTLHPKVYDEIVRLVADRAPSREDFLSKVITQVNEDLKTSKIKATVTGRPKHYYSIYQKMIVRGRDFADIYDLVGIRILVDSVSECYAVLGVLHARWNPVPGRFKDYVAMPKFNMYQSLHTTVIGPEGKAVELQIRTYSMHRRAEYGVAAHWKYKEDGSGGSGSGSGSGDMAWVRQLIEWQRENEESQDFLESLRFDLSDQVYVYTPRGDVIGLPAGSTPIDFAYAVHTEVGHATIGARVNGRLVSLESALDNGDVVEIFTSKAPGAGPSRDWLEFVKSPRARNKIKQWFTKERRDEAIEQGKDAISRQMRKEGLPLQRLLKHDTLATVAKDLHLSDVSALYAAVGEGRVGPQNVVERVLALLGGEEGASEDLAEAVMVPDEVHRRRVRRGDAGVTVKGMDGSVQIKLARCCTPVPGDDIIGFVTRTQGISVHRKACTNAKDLLKDTGRLVDVEWAPSASSMFLVAIQVEALDRSRLLSDLTRVLSDQHVNILSAAVSTGRDRVAKSTFTFEMGDPTHLGHVLKAVRTVEGVFDVYRVNQ
- a CDS encoding adenine phosphoribosyltransferase, yielding MTPALDDVLDRLVRDVEDWPEPGVLFRDVTPLLADPPALRVTVERLTELSSELADGPVDKVVGIEARGFILAVPVALALGAGFVPARKAGKLPATTHQVSYDLEYGSATLEMHTDALVPGERVVVLDDVLATGGTMAAVDELVAATGAEVVGNVTMLEIGPLGGRSRLPVGRFGTLRTY
- the yajC gene encoding preprotein translocase subunit YajC; translation: MELGALLPLILLAGVFYFLIIRPQSKRRREFVDMQSRVELGAEVMLTSGIFGTVTGLDEDSMELTIAPGVEIRVHRNVVAKILTPTSGGADDPRLDDPASSDDDAPSDKREENGA
- the ruvB gene encoding Holliday junction branch migration DNA helicase RuvB, with product MDDRDLETREAAELEARLVGPDADGDERAYEAALRPKTLDELIGQERVREQLSLVLTAAKGRGRTPDHVLLSGPPGLGKTTLAMIIASEMGTSLRLTSGPAIQHAGDLAAILSGINEGDVLFVDEIHRMSRPAEELLYMAMEDFRVDVVIGKGPGATAIPLQIPTFTLVGATTRAGLLPGPLRDRFGFTAQLEYYESAELHRIVDRSAALLGVDVTRDGGMEIASRSRGTPRIANRLLRRVRDYAEVRGDGTVDLDVAHRALELYEVDRIGLDRLDRSVLEALCRHFGGGPVGISTLAVAVAEERETVEEVAEPFLVRRGFLARTPRGRIATAAAWEHLGLRPPEGSGPEPLPID
- the ruvA gene encoding Holliday junction branch migration protein RuvA, with the protein product MIAHVRGTVAATTLDSAVIDVGGVGMLVRCTPGTLAGLRDGREAQVSTSLVVREDSMTLYGFADDDERDTFELAQTASGVGPKVAQAIVAVLGADGLRRAVASEDVTALTKVPGIGRKGAQRIVLELKDRVAAVVPGESASVAAGGAGPVAGGGDAADWRPQVHAALVGLGWSAREAESAVVAVVDVAAAQYESDGAADVSELLRAALRTLSRA
- the ruvC gene encoding crossover junction endodeoxyribonuclease RuvC, coding for MRVLGVDPGLTRCGIGVVEGRVGAALSAVAVEVVRTPASDEVAQRLLAIEVALSDALVRYEPDVVAVERVFSQNNVSTVMGTAQASGIAMVAAARRGLPVALHTPSEVKAAVTGNGRADKAQVTAMVTRLLALETAPRPADAADALALAICHVWRGTSTGRLEAAAAAQRRTAGPVRTAAEPLRSRLPGRYAR
- a CDS encoding CsbD family protein, with amino-acid sequence MAADDKMKNTAEDLEGKAKEAAGKARGDEQQENEGKGQQAKADLKKAAENVKDAFKK
- a CDS encoding YebC/PmpR family DNA-binding transcriptional regulator, whose product is MSGHSKWATTKHKKAAIDAKRGKLFAKLIKNIEVAARTGGPDPDGNPTLYDAIQKAKKQSVPNDNIDRAVKRGGGLDADAVDYQTIMYEGYAPGGVAILIECLTDNKNRAAMEVRTAMTRNGGSMADPGSVSYMFHRKGVVIVPADQGDRTLTEDDVLEPVLDAGAEDVNDLDGSFEVVSEPGDVVAVRTALQDAGLDYDSAEVSFVPSMTVEVDADGAGKVVRLIDALEDSDDVQNVFTNFDASDEVMAQVG
- the pdxT gene encoding pyridoxal 5'-phosphate synthase glutaminase subunit PdxT, whose protein sequence is MSAPRIGVLALQGDVREHLRMLTDAGAEPFGLRRPAEVERCDGLLIPGGESTTIDKLSRIFEVRDPIRARLAEGMPAFGTCAGMIMLADRIRGGLPDQQTFGGLDVTVRRNAFGRQVDSFETELDVAGLAAPMHAVFIRAPWVDEVGEGVEVLASVDAGPAGQHPVVVRQGAVLASSFHPEFGGDDRLHRMFVDTVRAG
- a CDS encoding DUF6891 domain-containing protein, whose amino-acid sequence is MPFFSAPKLSADDALRSYARVLVRSGLLGPDACVAEVAEAAHEDAGRDDAEEVARGLVASERAALAADVASWPARTDYDALVEAFEVLESDGVRVLVGVDDHWAAAAVVRSGESGLEGVVWFTPPDVWHAVEHGMLEVNAWHPDGANVADGDPLCVRVIEAIASAGLAARFDEGRIEVAASWRRRVGE